One Polypterus senegalus isolate Bchr_013 chromosome 10, ASM1683550v1, whole genome shotgun sequence DNA segment encodes these proteins:
- the si:ch211-180a12.2 gene encoding cell adhesion molecule 4 produces the protein MATWRADSVRLFIVLIEVIRCIELQVSTTSPVEALLHSDVVLPCTFSHGSSPLRLDLLAVIWKWGDTVVASYGLKDDLSTPRARLSDAELRHGNASLLLSNVTIADQGLYECSIIYPPDQSNGIVELKAMNPPKISIKSRLVTPNTTNTLQCTCSDFYPGTIKISWQRAEEVIRAPREERAEPNENRTFTATSYLLFTPSSKDANVTFSCVAHHVAMKQPERADFQLEFRRRPQIRITPSILTPDKEQTLTCDVDGFYPEGIAVSWVVKGEEISSSKVRRKADGNYRMAEHYILTPGETDAGQVLSCKIWQEGFEYPLIEEFTVRLEDKSSFQPALIGAMSAVIILALASGIGYLIWRTVQKQKLIVSDIIVPTKIKVGKKVCLTCSIEGSDLKGVTVKWLVNDNLISDKLLCDTQDDFNLSLLSDNDPQYWIELRKIPSHGRKQVLSFLHFVVSLQEHKGAEFKCQVSQEGKITCIVRKTTIAHLTDSTDC, from the exons ATGGCGACTTGGCGAGCGGATTCCGTGCGATTGTTTATCGTTCTCATCGAGG TTATAAGATGTATAGAGCTGCAAGTGTCCACCACGTCTCCGGTGGAGGCCCTTCTTCATTCGGATGTCGTGCTGCCCTGCACCTTCTCACACGGCAGCAGCCCGCTAAGGCTGGACCTGCTGGCGGTCATCTGGAAATGGGGTGACACCGTGGTGGCCAGCTATGGACTGAAAGACGATCTGTCTACGCCCCGGGCACGCCTGTCTGACGCTGAGCTGCGCCATGGGAATGCGTCCCTTCTTCTCAGCAACGTCACCATCGCTGACCAGGGCCTGTACGAGTGCAGCATCATCTACCCGCCCGATCAATCGAATGGCATCGTGGAGCTCAAGGCTATGA ATCCACCAAAGATATCAATCAAGTCACGGCTTGTCACCCCCAACACCACCAACACCCTGCAGTGCACCTGCTCCGACTTCTACCCTGGCACCATTAAAATCTCATGGCAAAGAGCGGAAGAAGTGATCAGGGCACCGAGGGAGGAGCGGGCAGAACCAAATGAGAACAGAACCTTCACAGCGACCAGTTACCTCCTCTTCACCCCGAGCTCCAAGGATGCCAACGTTACCTTCTCCTGTGTGGCACATCATGTGGCAATGAAGCAACCCGAGAGAGCCGACTTTCAGTTGGAATTCCGAA GGCGCCCGCAAATCAGAATCACCCCGTCCATTTTAACTCCTGACAAAGAACAAACGCTGACCTGTGATGTGGACGGCTTTTACCCAGAAGGCATTGCAGTGAGCTGGGTCGTCAAAGGAGAGGAGATCTCATCTAGTAAAGTGAGACGCAAAGCCGACGGCAACTACCGAATGGCCGAGCACTACATCCTGACACCGGGCGAGACGGACGCGGGGCAGGTGCTTAGCTGTAAAATATGGCAGGAAGGCTTTGAGTACCCACTGATCGAGGAGTTCACCGTCAGACTTGAAG ATAAAAGTTCATTTCAGCCGGCACTGATTGGGGCGATGTCTGCTGTAATAATACTGGCGCTTGCCTCTGGGATTGGATATCTGATATGGAGAACTG TGCAGAAGCAGAAACTGATTGTCTCAGACATCATTGTACCCACCAAGATCAAGGTGGGGAAGAAAGTGTGCCTGACCTGCTCCATCGAAGGGTCCGACCTCAAAGGCGTGACAGTAAAGTGGTTGGTGAATGACAACCTGATTTCAGACAAACTTCTCTGCGACACTCAAGATGACTTTAACTTGTCCCTGCTGTCTGACAATGACCCACAGTACTGGATTGAGTTGCGAAAGATTCCTTCCCATGGCCGGAAACAAGTCCTGAGTTTCCTTCACTTTGTCGTCAGCCTCCAGGAGCATAAAGGAGCTGAGTTCAAGTGCCAGGTGTCACAGGAGGGAAAGATAACGTGCATAGTGAGGAAGACAACAATAGCACATCTGAcag ACTCCACAGATTGttga